In the Aerosakkonema funiforme FACHB-1375 genome, TATATCCTCTGCTTTAAAAGCAGCAACAGCTTTATGCAGCGCCTTCGCCATTTCCGGACTGTTCATGTGGTATTCCCCACCCGGACGGTACTGAACAAATCCGAAGTTCTCTAACTTCTTAATTGTCAATTCCGGGAATGCTTTGGAGTGGAATGACAAAACTTCAGAAGCTAATTCCGCCACCGTCAAACCGCCAATGCGAGAAGCAGTACCTTTAAAGCCCAACTGCAACAAATCCCCACCAATACCTAGAGCCTCAAAAATTTGCGCCCCCTGGTAACTTGATAGCAGAGATATCCCCATTTTCGACAAAATCTTCAGCAGACCGTCTTCTACGGCTTTGCGATAGTTTGCTTCCGCCTTGATTAACGTAGATTGGGTAATTTTGCCCCTTTCCATCATCCCTTGCGTTTTGGGGTTATGCCACCAAGCCCGCACTGTTTCTAAGGCGAGGTAGGGACAGATGGCACTCGCGCCGTAGCCGATCGAACAAGCAAAGTGATGGGTACTCCAGCACTGTGCGGTTTCTACAATCAAACTGGCTTTCATCCGCAAACCTGACGCAATCAGGTGGTGGTGTACCGCCCCTACGGCCAAGAGAGGCGGAATGTAGGTCAGTTCTGCACTCAGTTTGCTAGATCTATCGCTCAATATCAAAATCTTTTTACCATTTCGCACTTCTTGTGCTGCTTTGGCACACAAAGATTTAACTGCTGCGGCTAAACCTTCTGGCCCTGTGGCGATTTCAAATAAAGTGGATAAGTCGGCGGTGGGAAATTCCGAAGCGCGAATCGCATCCAATTCTGTCTCGTTCAGTATCGGCGATTCCAACTTGAGCAAGTGGGCATATTCGGGCTTGGCTGCCAACAAATTACCCTTTTCGCCCAAATACATTTCCAGAGACATCACCAATTTTTCCCGCAGGGGGTCGATCGGCGGATTAGTCACTTGGGCAAACCGCTGCTTGAAATAGTCATACAGCAAATGCGGTCTGACTGAAAGCACTGCCAAAGGAATGTCATCTCCCATACAGAAAGTCGGTTCTTTCCCGGTAGATGCCATCTCCTCAATAATCATTTCCACATCTTCAATGGTGTAGCCAAAGGCAGTTTGATGGCGCAGTAAAGTAACGGCATCTGGTGAAGAAGTTTCTTTTGGAGATTGGGAACTTAGAGAAACGCGGGATTTCAACCATTCGCCATACGGCCTTAAAGAAGCCACGCGCTGTTTGATTTCCCAATTTTTGAGAATTTCGTGACTTTCCAGATCGACTGCGATCGCTTGACCCGGCCCAAGACGACCCTTTTCCACAATATCCCCCTCCGGGATATCCACCACCCCCGCTTCCGATGCCACTACAATATAACCATCGCGGGTAATCGAGTAACGCGCCGGACGCAAACCGTTGCGATCGAGCGTCGCCCCCACCTTCTTGCCATCACCGAACACCAGCAACGCCGGCCCGTCCCAAGCTTCCTGAATGCCGCTGTAATATTCGTAAAAATCGACAATTTCGGGATATTTATCCAAATCCGGCTGGTTTTTGTAAGCTTCCGGCACTAACATCATCAATCCTTCCAAAGGACTGCGCCCGGACTGCACGATTAATTCCAGGACATTATCCAAATTAGCCGAATCGCTATTTTCGGGATTGACGATCGGCTTGAGGTCATTTAACCTTTCGCCCCAAATTTCGTGGGACAAATCTGCTTCCCGCGCCACCATCCAGTTGATGTTGCCCAGAAGGGTATTGATTTCCCCATTGTGTCCCAAAAACCGCATCGGTTGTGCGAGCGGCCATTTAGGCATGGTATTGGTACTGAAGCGACGGTGATAAACGGCGAAACTACTCTGGTAAGCGGGATTTTTCAGATCGAGGTAAAAATCTCCCAACACAGCCGATCGCACCATCCCCTTGTAAACTATTGTGCGACTGGAAAACGAACAAACATAGAAATCCGTACTGATTCCCGAAAGCTTGTGACCTTCCAAGTTATCTGCTTTGAGCGTCTTCTCAATCCGTTTGCGAACGACAAACAAAGCCCGTTCTAAAGCATCCCCCCGCAATTCTTCACTTTTCACCAATACCTGTGCGATTTTCGGTTGATTTTCCCGCGCTTGAGTTCCCAGCAACTCTGGCTTAACGGGTACTTCCCGCCAACCCAGCAAAGCCAATCCTTCTTCGGCTAAAATACGCTCAACAATTTGGCGATCGCCAGCCGCCTTTGTGGCATCTTGGGGTAAAAACACCATCCCCACGCCAATCCCATCTGGAGATGGCATTTCCAACTTATTTTCTGCAAACCACTGACTCAATAACTCCCAAGGAATACCCGTCATCAAGCCAGCACCATCTCCGGAATCTCGGTCAGCACTGCAACCGCCTCTATGTTCCAGACAAGTAAGCGCAGCCAAAGATTTGGCAATTAACTCGTGGCTTTTCAAACCATCTTTATGGGCGATAAAGCCGACGCCACAAGCATCTCGTTCTTCTACCAACCATCTTTGGCCTCGATAACCGACAGCCGCGCTTTGGTTTTGGTGCGATCGGTTTTCTACTTCGTTTCGATCTACAGTCTTATTCATGGAATGATTCATGTTGGTTAAACTCAATAATTCAACAATTGACCAAAAGAATTTCAGATTTCAGATTTATTTAGATTTGAAATTTTAGAATCTGAAATTTGCGGAGTAGACACTTAGCACACTTGCGTCGCTACTTCTGTCAGGCTCTCCCATTGTTGTGGCGATCGTAAAAACTTATTTAATCGTAGGGTGGGTGACGCACGGGCGATAATTTAAGTATTTTCAAGCAATCATTAAGTTCCCGTGCCGTAATCCACCATTCCACATATCTGTAACATAGACAAACATTTTCCACCATAAACCCGAAAGACCCGGCACCCCTCCTCATCACTCTGCCACTTTCGCTTCTTATATCTGGTATGTTTTGATTCTTATAGGAGCGACGCATTTCAATCGAACACTCTGTTTCTTTTAATACGTTTATATGCTTCTTTTTGGGCTTTCAGATAAACCTCGCCCCAAAAACTTTCCCAATGATTTTAGGGTCAACCTCTTCTCTAAACCAAGTTGAGAAGGAGATTTAGGCAAGATAGCAGAATAAGATATTATACAAAATACGCTTCTCTTGGCAATCCCCAATTGGCAGGGTGTCTTTACACGCGATCTATAGCGTCCTATCTTGCTGTATGCTTACCCGCGAGATTCTTTTTTCCTGGCGGGGTAAGGAGTTAAGCCGATCCGATCGTACCGATCTCAGCTTTTGTGCAGTTGAAGCAAAATGGTGACAGCTTATCAAGTGAGTCTGCCATAAAATAGGCATTACTTTTTATTATGAGGCAGGGCCACAAAATAGATCGCGTATCAAGTCATGCTTTTTTGATAAAGGCGATCGAGCGAGGCATCTCATTAGTTGGCTCATGAAACAGCAATATTTTAAGTCGCCGCACTAGTCGCGTGCTGTCAGAGTA is a window encoding:
- a CDS encoding glutamate synthase-related protein is translated as MNKTVDRNEVENRSHQNQSAAVGYRGQRWLVEERDACGVGFIAHKDGLKSHELIAKSLAALTCLEHRGGCSADRDSGDGAGLMTGIPWELLSQWFAENKLEMPSPDGIGVGMVFLPQDATKAAGDRQIVERILAEEGLALLGWREVPVKPELLGTQARENQPKIAQVLVKSEELRGDALERALFVVRKRIEKTLKADNLEGHKLSGISTDFYVCSFSSRTIVYKGMVRSAVLGDFYLDLKNPAYQSSFAVYHRRFSTNTMPKWPLAQPMRFLGHNGEINTLLGNINWMVAREADLSHEIWGERLNDLKPIVNPENSDSANLDNVLELIVQSGRSPLEGLMMLVPEAYKNQPDLDKYPEIVDFYEYYSGIQEAWDGPALLVFGDGKKVGATLDRNGLRPARYSITRDGYIVVASEAGVVDIPEGDIVEKGRLGPGQAIAVDLESHEILKNWEIKQRVASLRPYGEWLKSRVSLSSQSPKETSSPDAVTLLRHQTAFGYTIEDVEMIIEEMASTGKEPTFCMGDDIPLAVLSVRPHLLYDYFKQRFAQVTNPPIDPLREKLVMSLEMYLGEKGNLLAAKPEYAHLLKLESPILNETELDAIRASEFPTADLSTLFEIATGPEGLAAAVKSLCAKAAQEVRNGKKILILSDRSSKLSAELTYIPPLLAVGAVHHHLIASGLRMKASLIVETAQCWSTHHFACSIGYGASAICPYLALETVRAWWHNPKTQGMMERGKITQSTLIKAEANYRKAVEDGLLKILSKMGISLLSSYQGAQIFEALGIGGDLLQLGFKGTASRIGGLTVAELASEVLSFHSKAFPELTIKKLENFGFVQYRPGGEYHMNSPEMAKALHKAVAAFKAEDIEKSKIQNSPASDHYEVYRKYMEGRPVTALRDLLEFKSDRDPIPLSEVESVEEIAKRFCTGGMSLGALSPEAHEVLAIAMNRIGGKSNSGEGGEDPVRYKVLDDVDENGYSPTLPHMKGLRNGDTASSAIKQVASGRFGVTPEYLMSAKQIEIKMAQGAKPGEGGQLPGKKVSPYIAMLRRSKPGVTLISPPPHHDIYSIEDLAQLIFDLHQINPKAPVSVKLVAEIGIGTVAAGVAKANADIIQISGHDGGTGASPLSSIKHAGSPWELGLTEVHRVLMENQLRDRVILRVDGGFKTGWDVVMGALMGGEEYGFGSIAMIAEGCIMARICHTNNCPVGVATQQEALRKRFTGIPAHVVNFFYFVAEEVRSILARLGYRSLQEVIGRADLLKTRDSIQLTKTQSLNLDCLLQLPDTRSNRNWLNHEAVHSNGVVLDDQLLQDAQIQAAIRDRGEYSKTLRVVNTDRTVGARLAGAIASQYGNNGFSGQITLNFVGSVGQSFGAFNLPNMTLRLEGEANDYVGKGMHGGEIIIQPPTDATYDPSGAAIVGNVCMYGATGGTLFAKGQAGERFAVRNSAGIAVIEGAGDHCCEYMTGGIVVVLGKVGRNVGAGMTGGLAYFLDEDNSFAQKVNPEIVKFQRVISPVGEAQLQELIQAHADRTGSQKAMTILEKWTEYLPKFWQVVPPSEADSPEVNPSVETLESLKV